In Phreatobacter oligotrophus, one DNA window encodes the following:
- a CDS encoding DUF262 domain-containing protein, whose product MSSAFQTNKIALSDLLRACHEGKIQLPDFQRSWVWDEDRIKSLIASISRAFPVGALMTLETSGTVNFKPRPVEGAPIAALTVVPDQLLLDGQQRMTSLYQVTIRNQVVRTVTPKKKRVNRWFYFDIQKALDPDADREEAIIGVPEDRIIRDNFGKDIVLDLSSREKEFDALMYPLSMVFDWNTWQMEFVGHANKAGTFSETWPIISRFHAEVIENFAKYQVPVIALDKSTSKEAVCLVFEKVNTGGKPLDAFELVTAMYAADGYELRKDWYGDGKDLPGRHTKFATHLKLADAEKGILSEVGNTDFLQVISLFHTRERRRQAEAEGRQGKELPQVTGNRQALLNLPLDAYKKFQGNAERGFLTAAKFLHTLHIYRVFDLPYQSQLIPLAAILAEIGDAWEHETVRARLTQWYWNGVFGELYGSAVDTRIAKDFIEVPDWALGRSSAEPTTIRDTIFRADRLRTMRMRLSAAYKGVNALLMQEGARDFRSGQKFDHTVFFGENVDIHHIFPRAWCEARKIKADVYDSIINKTPLAYRTNRVIGGDAPSIYLNRLENGSADRPAIHRDNLDASLSSHLIAPALLRSDEFEAFMADRQARLLALIEKATGKSSYRGDVAEEGTDAERDDDSMEAELTIPVAE is encoded by the coding sequence ATGAGCAGTGCGTTTCAGACCAACAAGATCGCGTTGAGCGACCTTCTGCGGGCCTGCCACGAGGGTAAGATCCAGCTTCCCGACTTTCAGCGCAGCTGGGTCTGGGACGAAGACCGGATCAAGAGCCTCATTGCCTCTATCTCCCGCGCCTTCCCGGTTGGCGCCCTTATGACGCTTGAGACATCCGGCACGGTCAATTTCAAGCCACGCCCGGTCGAGGGCGCGCCGATAGCGGCCCTGACGGTCGTGCCAGATCAGCTTCTGCTGGACGGTCAGCAGCGCATGACCTCCCTCTATCAGGTCACCATCCGCAACCAGGTCGTGCGGACGGTCACACCGAAGAAGAAGCGGGTGAACCGATGGTTCTACTTCGACATCCAGAAGGCGCTCGATCCGGATGCTGACCGCGAGGAGGCCATCATCGGCGTTCCCGAAGATCGCATCATCCGAGACAACTTCGGCAAGGACATTGTCCTCGATCTCTCCAGTCGGGAGAAGGAGTTCGATGCGCTGATGTATCCGCTGTCCATGGTCTTCGATTGGAACACCTGGCAGATGGAGTTCGTCGGCCACGCCAACAAGGCGGGCACGTTCAGCGAGACCTGGCCCATCATCAGCCGCTTTCATGCGGAGGTCATCGAGAACTTCGCCAAGTATCAGGTGCCTGTGATCGCCCTGGACAAATCGACGTCCAAGGAGGCGGTCTGTCTCGTGTTCGAGAAGGTGAACACCGGCGGTAAGCCCCTCGACGCTTTCGAGCTCGTCACCGCGATGTATGCGGCCGACGGGTATGAGCTTCGGAAGGACTGGTACGGCGATGGCAAGGACCTGCCCGGACGCCATACGAAGTTCGCCACGCACCTGAAGCTTGCTGACGCAGAGAAGGGTATCCTGTCCGAAGTCGGCAACACCGACTTTCTCCAGGTCATTTCCCTTTTTCACACCCGCGAGCGCCGGCGCCAGGCGGAGGCCGAGGGACGGCAGGGCAAGGAGCTGCCCCAAGTGACCGGCAATCGGCAGGCGCTTCTGAACCTCCCGCTCGACGCCTACAAGAAGTTCCAGGGAAACGCCGAACGTGGCTTCCTGACCGCCGCGAAATTCCTCCACACTCTGCACATCTATCGGGTGTTCGACCTGCCCTATCAGTCCCAGCTGATCCCGCTCGCAGCGATACTTGCTGAGATTGGTGATGCCTGGGAGCACGAGACCGTGCGTGCACGCCTCACGCAGTGGTACTGGAACGGCGTATTCGGCGAACTCTACGGGTCCGCCGTCGATACCCGCATCGCCAAGGACTTTATTGAGGTGCCGGACTGGGCCTTGGGCCGCTCCTCCGCGGAGCCCACGACCATTCGCGATACGATCTTCCGTGCGGACCGGCTGCGCACTATGCGCATGCGCCTGTCGGCAGCCTACAAGGGCGTGAACGCGCTGCTAATGCAGGAGGGGGCACGCGACTTCCGCTCCGGTCAGAAATTCGACCACACCGTCTTCTTTGGCGAGAACGTGGACATCCACCACATCTTCCCCCGGGCCTGGTGCGAAGCGCGCAAGATCAAGGCGGACGTCTACGATTCCATTATCAACAAGACACCGCTCGCCTATCGCACCAATCGCGTGATCGGCGGCGATGCCCCTTCGATCTATCTGAACCGGCTTGAGAACGGTTCTGCCGATCGCCCGGCTATCCATCGTGACAATCTGGATGCGAGCCTGAGCTCCCATCTCATCGCGCCGGCCCTGCTGAGATCAGACGAGTTCGAGGCGTTCATGGCCGATCGCCAGGCGCGCCTGCTGGCGCTCATCGAGAAGGCGACCGGCAAATCCTCCTACCGCGGCGATGTGGCCGAGGAAGGGACGGATGCGGAGCGCGATGATGACAGCATGGAGGCCGAGCTCACTATCCCGGTGGCGGAATAG
- a CDS encoding DEAD/DEAH box helicase, with translation MSHRLAASLNAKTAEVLGLPPLVDLTLKTDVEGLVGSPSFRLHYEWQRHGQRQPVQRQGAILKTANGDRRLPLWILEAVEMADSFGRGSDTEHWEALARFRQALDPGITVTASTPTARVSMTDFLSNLEVRLADRFSISPSASADDFEVLPFSKRSVGDGSDPGRDEGISEAESELTGEPLRVFQRRVRERGSLPAYRLAPGSYLVVDRSAALALETFARVQREPAAERAAFIKNPRTRITEAYEQALHESGQLEGLSPEAQEEAIETAVGPVFVETREFSERVVGVAVFEKADREFSSSGTTWLPEDFARRLAEHVSRLSDQELTDLRERLQVAIDDQQPTLQTGDLELPARQEAVNLIDGAIAARAHSATEATSSPEPEKGPVVLTTLDNFEELRWQAELRPRKASISVDLPSTILTSLKEHQVESFNWQVAAWRSGFPGILNADEQGLGKTLQTIAFLAWLKEHMAKATQGVRGPVLVVAPTSLLQNWEQEVERHLRKPGLGHLIRLYGSSTKGRKFSGASGLDTDAGEAKLDLEFLREAVAEGRAHRFWILTTYTTLCNYQHSLHRIPFSAVVFDEIQTLKNPVSLRANAGRSVNADFRIGLTGTPIENSVTDLWAVMDALSVDALGSLSQFRQRYAAFDKETMAELHGRVFKPAGTFPPLGLRRLKQDVAKDLEPKRRRLHPRLMPPKQEAHYEDAKLKLATGGLGAALKALHHIRTVSVHPAIGEDDGFIEASARLRATFDILREIARRREKALVFIEHRQMQYRFIELVRSEFGLDRVDLINGDTPISQRQAIVNRFQRHLENDGGFDVLVLGPKAAGTGLTLTAATHVIHLSRWWNPAVEEQCNDRTHRIGQTKPVTVHVPMAIHSGYREQSFDCLLQSLMQRKLNLAQAALWPMGDTSEDAGELQRVLMADERQTGGDPLQSAITAMFERDHFPPPFFDQDGSVPLP, from the coding sequence ATGTCTCACCGCCTCGCAGCCTCTCTCAACGCCAAAACTGCTGAAGTGCTGGGGCTCCCGCCACTTGTCGATCTAACGCTCAAGACCGATGTCGAGGGCCTAGTTGGAAGCCCTAGCTTTCGTCTGCACTACGAGTGGCAGAGGCATGGCCAGCGCCAACCTGTCCAGCGGCAAGGCGCTATTCTCAAAACAGCCAACGGCGATCGAAGGCTTCCCCTCTGGATCCTGGAGGCGGTCGAGATGGCAGATTCGTTTGGCAGGGGCTCCGATACGGAGCACTGGGAGGCGCTAGCAAGATTTCGGCAGGCCCTCGATCCCGGCATTACCGTGACGGCCTCGACGCCCACCGCACGAGTCTCGATGACGGATTTCCTCTCCAACCTTGAGGTCCGTCTCGCTGATCGATTCTCCATCAGTCCCAGCGCTTCTGCCGATGACTTCGAGGTGCTCCCGTTCTCCAAGCGTAGTGTCGGAGACGGCTCCGATCCAGGCCGAGATGAGGGCATCTCGGAGGCTGAAAGCGAGCTCACTGGGGAACCCTTGCGGGTGTTTCAAAGGCGCGTGCGAGAGAGAGGGAGCCTCCCCGCATATCGTCTGGCGCCAGGAAGTTATCTCGTCGTAGACCGTTCTGCGGCTCTGGCACTGGAGACATTTGCACGCGTTCAAAGGGAGCCGGCTGCAGAACGTGCGGCGTTCATCAAAAACCCACGTACCAGGATCACAGAGGCTTACGAACAGGCCCTTCACGAAAGCGGACAGCTAGAAGGTTTGTCGCCCGAGGCGCAGGAAGAGGCGATTGAGACTGCGGTCGGCCCGGTGTTTGTGGAGACTAGGGAATTCTCCGAGCGCGTTGTAGGCGTCGCCGTCTTCGAGAAGGCGGACCGCGAGTTCAGCTCCAGCGGTACCACATGGCTGCCAGAGGACTTTGCCCGGAGGCTTGCCGAGCACGTCTCGCGCCTGTCGGACCAAGAGCTCACCGATCTGCGGGAGCGACTTCAGGTAGCGATCGACGACCAGCAGCCGACATTGCAGACGGGCGACCTAGAACTGCCGGCCCGTCAGGAGGCGGTCAATCTGATCGACGGAGCTATCGCAGCCCGCGCGCATTCCGCCACCGAGGCCACTTCTTCACCCGAGCCAGAGAAAGGTCCGGTCGTCCTTACGACTCTGGACAATTTCGAGGAGCTGCGTTGGCAGGCGGAACTTCGTCCGCGCAAGGCGTCTATTTCGGTTGACCTGCCATCTACCATTCTGACGTCGTTGAAAGAACATCAGGTCGAAAGCTTTAATTGGCAGGTTGCAGCATGGCGTTCAGGATTCCCCGGCATCCTGAATGCCGACGAGCAGGGCCTTGGCAAGACCCTCCAGACGATCGCTTTTTTAGCCTGGCTCAAGGAGCATATGGCTAAGGCGACCCAGGGCGTGCGTGGCCCAGTGTTGGTGGTTGCTCCAACTTCGCTACTACAGAACTGGGAACAGGAGGTGGAGCGGCATTTGCGCAAGCCCGGTCTCGGACACCTTATCCGGCTCTATGGCAGCAGCACCAAGGGTCGGAAATTCTCCGGGGCGTCAGGCCTCGACACCGATGCTGGGGAGGCCAAGCTCGATCTGGAATTCCTGCGAGAGGCAGTGGCCGAGGGCCGAGCCCATAGGTTCTGGATCCTCACGACCTATACGACCCTGTGTAATTACCAGCACTCTTTGCATCGCATTCCCTTCTCCGCGGTCGTCTTCGACGAGATACAGACGTTGAAGAACCCGGTAAGCCTCCGTGCAAACGCGGGGCGATCGGTCAACGCTGATTTCCGTATCGGCCTGACAGGAACCCCAATCGAAAACAGCGTCACCGATCTTTGGGCGGTGATGGATGCTCTCAGCGTTGACGCTTTGGGCTCGTTGTCGCAATTCCGGCAGCGATATGCCGCGTTCGACAAGGAGACTATGGCCGAACTGCACGGCCGAGTCTTTAAGCCGGCCGGCACGTTCCCGCCACTAGGCCTACGGCGCCTCAAGCAGGACGTGGCAAAAGACTTGGAGCCGAAGCGCCGTCGCCTTCACCCCCGGCTCATGCCCCCGAAGCAGGAGGCCCACTACGAAGACGCCAAGCTTAAACTGGCTACGGGTGGTCTGGGTGCCGCTCTCAAGGCGCTTCATCACATTCGCACGGTGTCCGTTCATCCTGCCATCGGTGAGGACGACGGCTTCATCGAGGCGTCCGCGAGACTGCGGGCGACGTTCGATATCTTGCGCGAGATTGCCCGCAGACGAGAGAAGGCCCTCGTCTTCATCGAGCATCGCCAGATGCAATACCGCTTTATCGAGTTGGTGCGGTCAGAGTTTGGCCTTGACCGCGTCGATCTCATCAATGGCGACACGCCCATTTCACAGCGTCAGGCGATCGTAAACCGGTTTCAGCGCCACCTCGAGAACGATGGTGGGTTCGATGTCCTGGTTCTCGGCCCGAAGGCTGCGGGCACCGGTCTCACCCTGACAGCTGCCACACACGTCATCCATCTCTCGCGCTGGTGGAATCCCGCGGTGGAGGAGCAGTGCAACGATCGCACGCACCGAATCGGGCAAACCAAGCCGGTGACCGTCCACGTTCCCATGGCGATCCACAGCGGCTATCGCGAGCAATCGTTCGACTGCCTGCTTCAAAGTTTGATGCAGAGAAAACTGAATCTGGCGCAGGCAGCGCTATGGCCGATGGGCGATACCTCTGAAGACGCCGGCGAACTGCAAAGGGTTCTCATGGCAGACGAACGGCAGACAGGAGGTGACCCGTTGCAATCCGCGATAACAGCGATGTTCGAACGCGATCATTTTCCACCACCTTTTTTCGATCAGGACGGGTCTGTGCCCCTGCCGTGA
- a CDS encoding type I restriction-modification system subunit M, which translates to MSGGQRDRFLDVLTELGGSAGNMRLRDALQWDEQTYDNVKAGLVEEGMIVPGRGRGGSVALAGRSAPSSEDSRTEDVPTPAPKSPKPSRKAVEKGGDLGIEAELFKAADKLRGNMEPSDYKHVVLGLIFLKHISDSFEARRAELLAEYPDSVEDRDEYLAENVFWVPQPARWSHLQANAKQPGIGKLIDEAMLAIEKDNESLKGVLPKDYARPALNAVMLGELIDLISGIGLGAKKGEARDVLGRVYEYFLGQFAGSEGKRGGEFYTPRSVVQLMVGMIEPFKGRVYDPCCGSGGMFVQSEKFVEEHGGRIGDIAIYGQESNYTTWRLCKMNLAVRGIDADIRWNNEGSFHKDELRDLKADFVLANPPFNISDWGGERLRDDVRWKYGTPPAGNANFAWVQHIVHHLSPAGVAGVVLANGSMSSTQNGEGAIRQALIEGANGAPGVVDCMVALPGQLFYSTQIPVCLWFLARDKSNGIARSAKLRDRRGEVLFIDARKLGQMVDRTRKEFSEADIETITRAYHAWRGEGEAGVYEDVPGFCKSATLEEIKDHGYVLTPGRYVGAADADDEEAPFAERFGALKAAISTQFSQSQELSQKITALLEKVASDG; encoded by the coding sequence ATGTCCGGCGGGCAACGCGATCGCTTCCTTGACGTGCTGACGGAACTCGGTGGCTCCGCAGGCAATATGCGCCTTAGAGACGCGCTGCAGTGGGACGAACAGACTTATGATAACGTCAAGGCGGGCCTCGTTGAGGAGGGCATGATCGTGCCCGGACGAGGCCGCGGCGGCAGCGTCGCACTCGCCGGTAGATCAGCGCCGTCCTCCGAGGACAGCAGGACTGAGGATGTGCCCACGCCGGCGCCTAAGTCGCCCAAGCCCTCCCGCAAAGCTGTCGAGAAGGGCGGCGACCTTGGCATCGAGGCGGAACTTTTCAAGGCTGCCGACAAGCTGCGCGGCAACATGGAGCCCTCCGACTACAAACACGTAGTGCTCGGCCTAATCTTCCTGAAGCACATCTCCGACAGTTTCGAGGCGCGCCGAGCCGAGCTGCTCGCCGAATATCCTGACAGCGTCGAGGACCGGGACGAGTACCTCGCGGAGAACGTCTTCTGGGTGCCGCAGCCCGCGCGCTGGTCGCACCTGCAGGCCAATGCCAAGCAGCCGGGCATCGGCAAGCTGATCGATGAAGCGATGCTCGCCATCGAGAAGGACAATGAGAGCCTTAAGGGCGTGCTGCCGAAGGACTATGCCCGTCCCGCCCTCAATGCCGTGATGCTCGGCGAGTTGATTGATCTCATCTCCGGCATCGGCCTCGGCGCAAAGAAGGGCGAGGCACGCGACGTGCTCGGCCGCGTCTATGAATATTTCCTCGGCCAGTTCGCGGGCTCGGAGGGCAAGCGCGGCGGCGAGTTTTACACGCCGCGCTCAGTGGTGCAGCTGATGGTCGGCATGATCGAACCCTTCAAGGGCCGCGTCTACGACCCCTGCTGCGGTTCCGGCGGCATGTTCGTGCAGTCGGAGAAGTTCGTCGAGGAGCATGGCGGCCGGATCGGCGACATCGCGATCTACGGACAGGAGTCGAATTACACGACCTGGCGGCTGTGCAAGATGAACCTCGCGGTGCGGGGCATCGACGCCGACATCCGGTGGAACAACGAAGGCAGCTTCCACAAGGACGAACTGCGCGACCTGAAGGCCGATTTCGTTCTTGCCAACCCGCCGTTCAACATCTCGGACTGGGGCGGCGAGCGGCTGCGCGATGATGTGCGCTGGAAATACGGGACGCCGCCAGCCGGCAATGCCAATTTCGCCTGGGTGCAGCATATCGTCCACCACCTCTCGCCGGCGGGCGTCGCTGGCGTGGTGCTGGCCAACGGCTCGATGTCATCGACACAGAATGGCGAGGGCGCAATCCGGCAGGCGCTGATCGAGGGCGCGAATGGCGCGCCGGGCGTCGTCGACTGCATGGTGGCGCTGCCGGGCCAGCTCTTCTACTCGACCCAGATCCCTGTCTGCCTCTGGTTCCTTGCGCGCGACAAATCCAACGGCATCGCCCGAAGTGCCAAGCTGCGGGACCGGCGCGGCGAGGTCTTGTTCATCGATGCACGCAAGCTCGGTCAAATGGTGGACCGCACGCGCAAGGAATTCTCCGAAGCCGACATTGAGACGATCACCCGCGCCTATCACGCCTGGCGCGGTGAAGGTGAAGCAGGCGTCTATGAGGATGTGCCGGGCTTCTGCAAGTCCGCGACCTTGGAAGAGATCAAGGATCACGGCTACGTGCTGACGCCGGGACGGTACGTAGGCGCGGCGGACGCAGACGATGAGGAAGCTCCTTTTGCGGAGCGCTTCGGCGCATTGAAGGCGGCGATATCGACCCAATTCTCCCAGAGCCAAGAGCTATCACAAAAGATCACCGCGCTTCTTGAAAAGGTGGCCTCCGATGGCTGA
- a CDS encoding restriction endonuclease subunit S, giving the protein MADRVRRRLGEIADLNWGDTNTTKASYTPTGFLAFSATGPDGFLPYHDFDRIGVVLSAIGANCGQTWLARGKWSCIKNTIRFWSKSPDADTEFLYWYTRNPDFWPRRGSAQPFISQGDARSLFIDLPDPSTQKAIASVLGALDDKIELNRRMNETLEAMARAIFKDWFIDFGPTRAKMEGRAPYLAPDIWSLFPDRFDEEGKPEGWEMAKLSDFMHFQGGTQPPASEFIDKQSEGYVRLLQIRDFYTSSHITFIRDTDRLRKVHVDDICIGRYGSGTGDEKDSLGRMCRGLTGAINVALVAVEPLFNCREWLATYIGSGDFRRAVSGGSSRAVQAGFRQSDLAFVSVVRATAEVHNAFEAIGTLVWERKKSSISENETLAATRDFLLPKLMSGEVRVRESEKLLGEAI; this is encoded by the coding sequence ATGGCTGATCGAGTTCGTCGTCGTTTAGGTGAAATAGCAGATCTCAACTGGGGTGACACAAATACGACGAAAGCGTCATACACGCCGACTGGGTTCCTTGCCTTTAGCGCCACAGGCCCGGACGGCTTTCTACCGTATCATGACTTTGATCGGATTGGTGTTGTCCTAAGCGCGATTGGCGCCAATTGCGGGCAGACTTGGCTGGCTCGTGGAAAGTGGTCATGCATTAAGAACACAATCCGCTTCTGGAGCAAATCACCCGATGCGGATACTGAATTTCTCTATTGGTATACCCGCAATCCGGACTTTTGGCCTCGCCGTGGATCGGCCCAACCGTTCATTTCGCAGGGAGATGCTCGGTCACTGTTCATCGACTTGCCTGATCCAAGCACTCAAAAGGCCATCGCCTCTGTCCTCGGCGCGCTCGACGACAAGATCGAGTTGAACCGGCGGATGAATGAGACCCTGGAGGCGATGGCGCGGGCGATCTTTAAGGATTGGTTTATCGATTTCGGCCCCACTCGCGCGAAGATGGAGGGCCGCGCGCCCTACCTCGCGCCGGACATTTGGTCCCTCTTTCCCGACCGCTTCGATGAAGAAGGCAAGCCGGAGGGGTGGGAGATGGCCAAACTATCCGACTTCATGCATTTTCAGGGCGGCACCCAGCCGCCAGCAAGCGAGTTCATTGATAAGCAATCGGAAGGTTATGTCCGGCTATTGCAGATTAGAGACTTCTATACCTCTTCCCACATCACTTTCATAAGGGATACAGATCGGCTTCGAAAGGTCCACGTTGATGATATATGCATTGGACGATATGGTTCAGGAACTGGAGACGAAAAAGACAGCCTAGGCCGGATGTGTCGCGGCCTGACCGGCGCAATAAACGTTGCCCTTGTAGCCGTCGAGCCGCTATTTAATTGCAGAGAATGGTTGGCGACCTACATTGGAAGCGGCGACTTTAGACGTGCTGTTTCTGGTGGATCATCCAGAGCCGTGCAAGCAGGATTTCGGCAATCCGATTTAGCGTTCGTATCGGTCGTGCGAGCGACCGCTGAAGTCCACAATGCTTTTGAGGCGATCGGAACGCTGGTTTGGGAAAGAAAAAAGTCATCAATATCTGAGAATGAAACCCTCGCCGCCACTCGCGACTTCCTGCTTCCAAAGCTCATGTCGGGCGAGGTTCGCGTCAGGGAATCCGAAAAACTCCTCGGAGAGGCCATATGA
- a CDS encoding type I restriction endonuclease subunit R has translation MAYLSEAAIEQLVLNHLDTLGYALATDAEIGPDGTTPEREASSDVILSRRLTQAVDRLNPAIPAEARADALRKVLATEMPSLFEENRRLHRLMVEGVDVEFHSADGTIRGDKVRLIDFDNPDANDWLATGQFPVVDGRVSRRPDIVIFVNGLPLGVIELKAPGSEAATLAGAHSQLETYKSQISSLFRTNVVLVTSDGLAARVGSLTADFERFMPWRTTDGATIAPRGQPELWVLIEGIFEKRRLLALMRDFTVFGETGSGLSKIIAGYHQFHAVGRAVQSTLRALAVNSGAAPANGPGMSEDPGDFGLPGVVSYKAGDRRIGVIWHTQGSGKSLLMAFYAGQLVRHPKMENPTIVVVTDRNDLDDQLFGTFAMCRDLIRQTPVQAESRDDLRKELRRRVAGVIFTTMQKFAPAAGEATFPVLTERRNVVVIADEAHRSQYGFRARLERETGTMVYGFAKHLRDALPNASFIGFTGTPIESDDVSTPAVFGDYIDIYDISRAVEDGATVPIYYESRLARIELPEDEKPQIDAEIDELTEDEAVSERELIKRKWAAIERLVGSKTRIDMIAADLVDHFERRIAALDGKAMVVCMSRRICVALYDAIVALRPAWHSDDDASGAVKIVMTGSASDPQAWQPHIGTKGRRDLLAKRVKDPNDPLKLVIVRDMWLTGFDAPSMHTMYIDKPMRGHGLMQAIARVNRVFRDKPAGLVVDYIGIGDNLKKALQQYSGADRDQTGIDEGRAIAALLETYEVVKAMFHGFDYERGLAGTPQVRLSVLAEAIEWILSRQHEAAARETSEDGKRRENRRYQDAVLALSKAFALAAATDEARALRDEVGFFQAVRAALVKSADTSGRSGADREFAIQQILDRAVISTEIVDILAAAGIKTPDISILSDEFLAEIQQLDKKNLALEALEKLLNGEIRSRTRTNVVETKRFTERLEEAIARYHSNAITTVEVIQRLIELARDVRAALRRGEEEGLSPDEIAFYDALAENESAVEAMGDDKLKVIAHELLQKLKGNVTVDWSHRERARAKMRVLVKRILKTYGYPPDLQDAAVQTVLRQAEALSASWAA, from the coding sequence ATGGCCTACCTCTCCGAAGCCGCGATCGAACAGCTGGTCCTGAATCACCTTGACACGCTGGGCTATGCGCTGGCGACGGATGCCGAGATCGGGCCGGACGGCACGACGCCGGAGCGGGAAGCTTCTTCGGACGTCATCCTGTCGCGGCGGCTGACCCAGGCCGTCGATCGCCTTAACCCGGCCATCCCCGCCGAGGCACGCGCCGACGCACTTCGCAAGGTGCTGGCGACCGAGATGCCGTCTCTGTTTGAGGAGAACCGCCGGCTGCACAGGCTGATGGTCGAGGGCGTGGATGTCGAGTTCCATAGCGCTGATGGCACGATCCGCGGCGACAAGGTGCGCCTCATCGACTTCGACAATCCCGACGCCAATGATTGGCTGGCGACTGGCCAGTTCCCGGTGGTGGACGGCCGCGTCAGCCGGCGTCCCGACATCGTCATCTTCGTCAATGGTCTGCCGCTGGGGGTCATCGAGCTGAAGGCCCCGGGAAGCGAAGCCGCGACGCTTGCCGGCGCGCACAGTCAGCTCGAAACTTACAAGAGCCAGATCTCCTCGCTCTTCCGCACGAATGTGGTGCTGGTGACCTCGGACGGTCTCGCCGCGCGGGTCGGGTCCCTCACAGCCGATTTCGAACGCTTCATGCCGTGGCGGACGACCGATGGGGCTACCATCGCACCGCGTGGCCAGCCCGAACTCTGGGTACTGATCGAGGGCATCTTTGAGAAGCGACGACTGCTCGCCCTCATGCGGGATTTCACCGTGTTTGGCGAGACGGGTTCGGGTCTCTCCAAGATCATCGCCGGATATCACCAGTTCCACGCGGTGGGTCGCGCTGTGCAGTCGACCTTGCGCGCACTGGCTGTGAACAGCGGCGCAGCGCCAGCCAACGGCCCTGGCATGAGTGAGGATCCGGGAGATTTCGGCCTGCCGGGCGTTGTGAGCTACAAGGCGGGCGACCGCCGGATCGGCGTGATCTGGCATACGCAGGGCTCGGGGAAGAGCCTCCTGATGGCATTCTATGCCGGCCAGCTCGTGCGTCATCCGAAGATGGAAAACCCGACCATCGTCGTGGTCACGGATCGCAATGATCTCGACGATCAGCTCTTCGGCACCTTCGCCATGTGCCGCGACTTGATCCGACAGACGCCCGTCCAGGCCGAAAGCCGGGACGATCTTCGCAAGGAGCTGAGGCGCCGAGTTGCCGGCGTAATCTTCACGACGATGCAGAAGTTTGCACCGGCGGCTGGGGAAGCGACCTTTCCGGTCCTCACCGAGCGGCGCAATGTCGTCGTCATCGCGGATGAAGCGCACCGGAGCCAATATGGCTTTCGCGCAAGGCTCGAGCGCGAAACCGGCACCATGGTCTACGGCTTCGCCAAGCACCTGCGCGATGCCCTGCCGAACGCCTCGTTCATCGGCTTCACCGGGACGCCCATCGAGTCGGACGATGTCAGCACGCCGGCCGTGTTTGGGGACTATATCGACATCTACGACATCAGCCGCGCCGTCGAGGATGGCGCGACCGTGCCGATCTATTACGAAAGCAGGCTCGCCCGCATCGAGTTGCCCGAGGACGAGAAGCCGCAGATCGACGCCGAGATCGACGAGCTGACCGAGGACGAAGCCGTCTCGGAGCGGGAATTGATCAAGCGGAAGTGGGCCGCGATCGAGCGGCTTGTTGGTTCAAAGACACGCATCGACATGATCGCGGCCGATCTGGTCGATCATTTCGAGCGACGCATCGCGGCGCTCGATGGCAAGGCCATGGTCGTCTGCATGAGCCGCCGCATCTGTGTCGCGCTCTATGATGCGATCGTCGCGTTGCGGCCTGCCTGGCACAGCGACGATGACGCCTCCGGCGCGGTCAAGATCGTCATGACCGGGTCCGCCTCGGATCCGCAGGCCTGGCAGCCACACATCGGGACGAAGGGGCGCCGAGACCTGCTTGCGAAGCGGGTCAAGGATCCGAACGATCCTCTGAAGCTGGTCATCGTCAGAGACATGTGGCTGACGGGCTTCGACGCTCCGTCCATGCACACCATGTATATCGACAAGCCGATGAGGGGGCACGGCTTGATGCAGGCCATTGCCCGCGTTAATCGCGTGTTCCGCGACAAACCGGCCGGCTTGGTCGTCGACTATATCGGCATTGGCGACAACCTGAAGAAGGCGCTGCAGCAGTATTCCGGGGCCGATCGTGACCAGACCGGCATCGACGAAGGGAGGGCCATCGCGGCGCTCCTGGAAACCTATGAAGTCGTCAAGGCGATGTTCCACGGCTTCGACTATGAGCGTGGGCTTGCCGGCACCCCGCAGGTGCGATTGTCAGTGCTGGCCGAGGCGATTGAATGGATCCTCTCCCGCCAGCACGAAGCTGCGGCGCGAGAGACGAGCGAAGACGGGAAGCGGCGCGAGAACAGGCGCTATCAGGACGCGGTGCTGGCCTTGTCCAAGGCCTTCGCCCTGGCGGCCGCTACCGACGAGGCGCGCGCTCTGAGAGACGAGGTCGGCTTCTTCCAGGCAGTGCGAGCGGCGCTGGTCAAGTCTGCCGACACAAGCGGGCGATCCGGTGCCGATCGTGAATTCGCCATCCAGCAAATCCTCGACCGGGCCGTCATCTCAACGGAGATCGTCGACATCCTTGCAGCGGCAGGAATCAAGACGCCGGACATTTCGATCCTCTCCGACGAGTTCCTCGCAGAGATCCAGCAACTGGATAAGAAGAACCTCGCCCTCGAAGCCCTTGAAAAGTTGCTGAACGGAGAGATCCGGTCACGGACCCGGACCAACGTGGTTGAGACCAAGCGCTTCACCGAACGGCTCGAAGAGGCGATCGCTCGCTATCACTCCAATGCCATAACGACTGTCGAGGTCATTCAGCGCCTGATCGAACTCGCCAGGGACGTGCGCGCGGCCCTGAGGCGCGGCGAAGAGGAGGGATTGTCACCGGACGAGATCGCCTTCTACGACGCCCTCGCTGAGAACGAGAGTGCCGTTGAGGCGATGGGCGACGACAAGCTGAAGGTAATTGCCCACGAGCTCCTTCAGAAGCTGAAGGGCAATGTCACCGTCGACTGGTCGCACCGCGAGAGAGCTCGCGCAAAGATGCGCGTTCTGGTGAAGCGCATCCTGAAGACTTACGGCTATCCGCCTGACCTGCAGGATGCGGCCGTGCAGACCGTCCTGAGGCAGGCAGAGGCGCTTTCCGCGAGCTGGGCGGCCTGA